A genomic stretch from Candidatus Marinarcus aquaticus includes:
- a CDS encoding VacJ family lipoprotein, which produces MKRVVYIFLIFVTVLNASLLAQESITQSAHNQDEFMESFDAEYNEANDIFDPLSGYNSAMTTFNDSFYMNFVKPVSTVYADYVHENIRTGVDNVFNNLLFPVRFINNILQFKLVNASEELARFGINSTFGLLGIMDVAKDINLKPHKEDFGQTLGFYGVGSGFHVVLPFIGPSNMRDIVGLSIDNLANPLSSNMGYEPYQIPNHSSEQAAIIGVRMINHTSLHLNEYEKLKEYAVDLYPFLRDVYEQRRKNEIEQ; this is translated from the coding sequence ATGAAAAGAGTAGTTTATATTTTTTTAATTTTTGTGACGGTCTTGAATGCATCGCTTCTTGCACAAGAATCGATAACTCAGTCAGCACACAATCAAGATGAATTTATGGAAAGCTTTGATGCAGAGTATAATGAAGCCAACGATATTTTTGATCCATTGAGTGGTTATAACAGTGCAATGACGACATTTAATGACTCTTTTTATATGAATTTCGTAAAACCAGTATCTACGGTTTATGCGGATTATGTACATGAAAACATTCGAACGGGTGTTGATAATGTGTTTAATAACCTTTTGTTTCCTGTACGATTTATTAACAATATTTTACAGTTTAAACTTGTTAATGCTTCAGAAGAGTTGGCACGATTTGGTATCAATTCAACCTTTGGACTTTTAGGCATTATGGATGTTGCCAAAGATATCAATTTAAAACCTCACAAAGAGGATTTTGGGCAGACATTAGGGTTTTATGGTGTTGGCAGTGGATTTCATGTGGTATTGCCTTTTATAGGACCTTCAAATATGCGAGACATTGTTGGATTGAGTATCGATAATTTGGCCAATCCTTTATCTTCTAATATGGGTTATGAACCGTATCAAATCCCAAATCACTCTTCTGAACAAGCGGCAATAATTGGGGTACGAATGATCAATCATACCTCTTTACACCTCAATGAATATGAAAAATTAAAGGAATATGCTGTAGACTTATATCCTTTTTTACGAGACGTGTACGAACAGCGTCGAAAAAATGAGATTGAACAGTAG
- a CDS encoding phage tail protein, translated as MATENVVENLVDNVRLLLSSDTSLESLKEIDLCVKQNRIDLESIEPSKITGLEEILALKVNVSDIVDDLVSTLTSAPLSANQGRVLNEKLTIASSAIEAIKTVLASDDTTLDELQEIVNFIKQNKADLATLDLSNIAETSELKHFTQALKEKLENLPTKSELKNFTVPTGMIFINPSSVIPEGFFECNGAEVSREEYAELFAVIGTTYGVGDDITTFNLPDLRGEFVRGWDNERGVDIDRDIASFQDCENKNHTHTGTVTSSGTHKHTIKGGSFSSGQPYRPTMQQNDDSRTVIMSNSSQSFTISIDDSGANETRPRNIAMMYCIKY; from the coding sequence ATGGCAACAGAAAATGTTGTAGAAAATTTAGTGGACAACGTAAGACTTCTATTATCAAGTGATACAAGTCTGGAGAGTTTAAAAGAGATTGACCTTTGTGTCAAACAAAACAGAATTGATTTAGAGAGCATTGAACCTTCTAAAATCACAGGTTTAGAAGAGATCTTGGCATTAAAAGTCAATGTATCTGATATTGTGGATGATTTGGTTTCAACCCTTACTAGTGCCCCTTTGAGTGCAAATCAAGGAAGAGTTTTAAATGAGAAGTTAACCATTGCAAGCAGTGCAATTGAGGCGATTAAAACCGTACTTGCAAGTGATGACACAACGCTTGACGAGTTACAAGAGATTGTGAACTTTATCAAACAAAACAAAGCAGATTTAGCAACATTAGATTTAAGTAATATTGCTGAAACAAGCGAATTAAAACACTTTACACAAGCTTTAAAAGAGAAATTGGAAAACCTACCAACTAAAAGTGAGTTAAAAAACTTCACCGTACCTACGGGAATGATTTTTATTAACCCTTCATCGGTGATTCCTGAAGGCTTCTTTGAGTGTAATGGAGCAGAAGTTTCAAGAGAAGAGTATGCAGAGTTGTTTGCCGTTATTGGAACAACCTATGGAGTAGGGGATGATATTACTACATTTAATTTACCTGATTTACGAGGCGAGTTTGTCCGAGGTTGGGATAATGAAAGAGGTGTTGATATTGATAGAGATATTGCAAGTTTTCAGGATTGTGAAAATAAGAATCATACACATACTGGTACGGTAACTTCAAGTGGAACACATAAGCACACTATAAAAGGAGGTAGTTTTTCATCAGGACAACCCTATAGACCTACGATGCAACAAAATGATGATAGTCGTACAGTAATAATGTCAAACTCAAGTCAATCATTTACTATAAGTATTGATGATAGTGGTGCTAATGAAACACGACCACGAAACATCGCAATGATGTATTGCATCAAATATTAG
- a CDS encoding LexA family transcriptional regulator, with protein MQFSSNLKYYRNQAGLSQGVLAQKVEAITGKKTTYENIKSWENGTNVKISDIYALAEALSIPEQLLFDNSPRTLKKISKHQTIQANNDNFLFESSSEEDSYILEVYNGAVGAGSEGVIEEADSKKIRVSKAFVLDANIKPENLMMFKVVGDSMEPTISMNDWVIIDMANGRSFYEVDGIYLINIDDTLQIKRLHFRGKKGIDIISDNEKFPKLNSLSDCDRVTVIGKLYTHIKIGSGLALK; from the coding sequence ATGCAATTTAGCAGTAATTTAAAATATTACAGAAACCAAGCAGGGCTTTCACAAGGCGTATTGGCACAAAAAGTTGAAGCCATCACGGGAAAAAAAACGACCTATGAAAACATCAAATCTTGGGAAAATGGCACCAATGTCAAAATCAGTGATATTTACGCATTAGCAGAGGCTTTAAGTATCCCTGAACAACTCCTTTTTGACAATTCACCACGCACATTAAAAAAAATATCAAAACATCAAACCATTCAAGCCAATAATGACAACTTTTTATTTGAATCAAGCTCCGAAGAGGACAGTTATATCTTAGAGGTTTACAATGGTGCAGTTGGAGCAGGAAGTGAAGGGGTCATTGAAGAAGCAGACAGTAAAAAAATAAGAGTCAGCAAAGCCTTTGTACTGGATGCCAATATCAAACCTGAAAACCTGATGATGTTTAAAGTTGTGGGCGACAGCATGGAACCCACTATCAGCATGAACGACTGGGTGATTATAGATATGGCCAATGGAAGAAGTTTCTATGAAGTGGATGGAATTTATCTTATTAATATTGATGACACCCTTCAAATCAAACGATTACATTTTCGAGGGAAAAAAGGGATTGATATCATCTCTGATAACGAAAAATTTCCAAAACTCAATAGCTTAAGTGATTGCGACAGAGTCACTGTGATTGGAAAACTCTATACACACATCAAGATTGGTTCAGGCTTGGCATTGAAATAA
- the ilvD gene encoding dihydroxy-acid dehydratase — translation MRSDEVKRGFQRTPHRSLLRATGLQDEDFDKPFIGVANSFIEIIPGHFFLDKVSKIIKDEIKANGCVPFEFNTIGVDDGIAMGHDGMLFSLPSRELIASSIETVMNAHKLDAMIAIPNCDKIVPGMIMGALRVNVPTVFVSGGPMAKGHTKEGTPIDLATAFEAVGKHEAGEMSDEELKDIECNACPSGGSCSGMFTANSMNTLMEAMGIALPGNGTILALTPEREKLYRKAARRVCEIAKDAQATEKFKLRNILNENAVRNAFAVDMAMGGSSNTVLHMLAIAKEAEVNFNLEDINKISKRVSHIAKISPSLSTVHMEDINKAGGVNAVMKEMTKRGDDILIDNLTISGESLYEKISDAYIKDTNIIHTIDNPYSQVGGLAILYGNLAEQGAVIKTAGITGDRVFTGKAVCFDGQPEAIKGIIDGKVKAGDVVVIRYEGPKGGPGMQEMLAPTSLIMGMGLGDKVALITDGRFSGATRGASIGHVSPEAAEGGMIGLLQDGDEIHIDVDQYILSVNLSDEEIAQRKATFKPLKKPLNSKWLGQYRSLVTNASSGAVLKTDL, via the coding sequence ATGAGAAGTGATGAAGTAAAAAGAGGTTTTCAACGTACACCTCATCGATCATTATTAAGAGCAACAGGATTACAAGATGAAGATTTTGACAAGCCATTTATTGGTGTTGCCAACTCATTTATTGAAATCATTCCAGGGCACTTCTTTTTAGATAAAGTTTCAAAAATTATTAAAGATGAAATCAAAGCAAACGGCTGTGTACCGTTTGAGTTTAATACCATTGGAGTTGATGATGGTATCGCAATGGGACATGATGGAATGCTCTTTTCTCTTCCATCAAGAGAACTGATTGCAAGTTCAATTGAAACCGTGATGAACGCGCATAAACTTGATGCAATGATTGCAATTCCAAACTGCGATAAGATTGTACCTGGTATGATCATGGGAGCATTACGAGTTAATGTTCCTACGGTTTTTGTCAGTGGTGGACCTATGGCAAAAGGGCATACCAAAGAGGGAACTCCTATTGACTTAGCAACCGCATTTGAAGCCGTAGGTAAACACGAAGCAGGTGAGATGAGCGATGAAGAGCTGAAAGATATCGAGTGTAATGCCTGTCCTAGTGGGGGTTCATGTTCAGGAATGTTCACTGCAAACTCCATGAATACCCTTATGGAAGCCATGGGAATTGCCTTGCCAGGAAATGGTACGATTTTAGCCTTAACGCCTGAAAGAGAAAAGCTTTACAGAAAAGCTGCCAGAAGAGTGTGTGAAATTGCCAAAGATGCACAAGCAACAGAGAAGTTTAAATTACGAAACATCTTAAATGAAAATGCAGTTAGAAATGCTTTTGCAGTCGATATGGCAATGGGTGGAAGCTCTAATACAGTTCTTCACATGCTTGCTATTGCTAAAGAAGCTGAAGTAAACTTCAACCTTGAAGACATTAACAAAATCTCTAAAAGAGTATCACACATTGCTAAAATTTCTCCATCACTTTCAACCGTGCATATGGAGGACATCAATAAAGCAGGTGGTGTAAACGCCGTAATGAAAGAGATGACCAAACGAGGTGATGATATCTTAATTGATAACTTAACCATCTCAGGTGAGTCTTTATATGAGAAAATCTCTGATGCATACATCAAAGATACCAACATCATCCACACCATTGATAACCCCTATTCACAAGTGGGTGGTTTGGCGATTCTTTATGGTAATTTAGCAGAACAAGGTGCGGTTATTAAAACAGCTGGTATTACAGGTGATAGAGTATTTACTGGTAAGGCTGTTTGTTTTGATGGACAACCAGAAGCGATTAAAGGCATCATTGATGGTAAAGTAAAAGCGGGTGATGTGGTTGTTATTCGATATGAAGGTCCTAAAGGTGGTCCAGGTATGCAAGAGATGCTTGCACCTACTTCATTGATTATGGGAATGGGTCTTGGAGATAAAGTTGCCTTGATCACCGATGGAAGATTCTCTGGGGCAACCAGAGGGGCTTCTATTGGTCACGTTTCTCCTGAAGCAGCAGAAGGTGGAATGATTGGACTACTGCAAGATGGCGATGAAATCCATATTGATGTGGATCAATATATCCTCTCTGTAAACTTAAGTGATGAAGAGATTGCACAACGAAAAGCAACCTTCAAACCACTCAAAAAACCTCTTAACTCAAAATGGTTAGGACAATACCGAAGCTTAGTAACCAATGCAAGTAGCGGGGCAGTCTTAAAAACTGACCTTTAA
- a CDS encoding N-acetylmuramoyl-L-alanine amidase: protein MKRSYPGVIIHCSESHFGNAQEIELWHRQRGWDGIGYHLVILNGHVENNTYLEFMNGQIEMGRDWDKAGAHAKGYNDYLGICLIGNEQFSTRQYEALQTVLNSLVQQYDWTKENILFHYEVSSKSCPNFDKEWFLENFMPALV from the coding sequence ATGAAACGTAGTTATCCGGGAGTCATCATTCATTGCAGTGAAAGTCATTTTGGAAATGCACAAGAGATTGAATTGTGGCACAGACAAAGAGGTTGGGATGGCATTGGCTACCATTTAGTCATTCTTAATGGGCATGTTGAAAACAACACCTATTTGGAGTTTATGAACGGTCAAATTGAGATGGGAAGAGACTGGGACAAAGCAGGAGCTCATGCCAAAGGGTATAATGACTATTTGGGGATCTGTTTAATTGGAAATGAGCAGTTTTCAACCCGCCAGTATGAGGCGTTGCAAACGGTGTTAAACTCATTGGTGCAACAGTATGATTGGACAAAAGAGAATATTTTATTTCATTATGAAGTCTCCTCTAAAAGTTGTCCCAATTTTGACAAAGAATGGTTTTTAGAGAATTTTATGCCCGCATTAGTATAG
- a CDS encoding efflux RND transporter permease subunit, with protein MLEKIYQSFILPHPKKILFFIFLAVCFLGFHAMKLEIDASADTLLLEHDKDLKFSREIYKRYGTSDYLLLAYTPKHDLLSEQTLQTIASLSEALKKLPSVHSINSILNVPLLQSPPKNLASLVDNVPTLEKGGVDKELVKQEFLNSPLYANALVSSDFKTTAILIYLERDEKYFSLIQQKEELELKKKEQPLSEEESEKLKSLQKEYKQHKEIQRQKEHENIENIRTVMAKYQDTGELFLGGVNMIVDDIITYIKGDLLIYGTTLLAILIAVLWMIFRHLRWILVTLGICLLSVISTSGLLGLFDWQVTVISSNFISLQLIITISIVVHLIVRYNELHNENSTATQQELVLQTVLSKAKPSFFAIITTIAGFSSLMVSDIKPVINLGWMMSTGIAISLLLGFLVFPSVLMLLRKVEVHKTDLQHLFSMTKLCSNSVIRFGKPILIISLFVFIFSLWGASKLIVENSFISYFKQSTPIYQGMKVIDQKLGGTTPLDVIMNFKTVEQTEDANDGFLDSFSEEFSVNQDAPEYWFTLDKMHQIIKVHDYLESINAIGKVQSLATTLKIGKSLNEGKELESIQLALLYKKLPQEYKDIILSPYVSIENNQVRFTTRIIDSKENLRRNELLEKIKTDLPTVVSPQEATFQLSSLMVLYNNMLQSLFKSQILTIGIVVGILFIMFLVLFRSLKVALIALIVNIIPISIVFGVMGFLNIPLDIMTITIAAISIGIGVDDTIHYIHRFTDEYEKTNDYIQAMKNAHNSIGYAMYYTSLVIVLGFSILVLSNFIPTIYFGLLTVLVMFMVLLADLLLLPKLLVMLKPFDIKRA; from the coding sequence ATGTTAGAAAAAATATATCAATCTTTTATTCTACCGCACCCTAAAAAAATCCTTTTTTTTATTTTTTTAGCGGTGTGTTTTTTAGGTTTTCATGCCATGAAATTAGAGATTGATGCTTCCGCTGATACCCTTCTTTTAGAACATGATAAAGATTTAAAGTTTTCTCGAGAGATTTATAAACGATATGGAACGAGTGATTATCTTCTTTTAGCATACACACCTAAACATGACCTTCTTTCTGAACAAACACTTCAAACCATTGCTTCGTTGAGTGAAGCTTTAAAGAAGTTACCAAGTGTACACTCCATTAACTCTATTTTAAATGTACCACTTCTGCAAAGCCCGCCAAAAAACTTGGCAAGTTTAGTGGATAATGTGCCTACATTAGAAAAAGGTGGCGTGGATAAAGAGCTTGTTAAACAGGAGTTTTTAAACTCACCTTTATACGCCAATGCTCTAGTAAGCAGTGATTTTAAAACTACGGCAATTTTAATCTATTTGGAACGTGATGAAAAATACTTCTCTTTGATTCAACAAAAAGAGGAGTTGGAGTTAAAGAAAAAAGAGCAACCTCTAAGTGAAGAAGAGTCTGAAAAACTTAAAAGCCTTCAAAAAGAGTATAAACAACATAAAGAGATTCAACGACAAAAAGAGCATGAAAACATTGAAAACATCAGAACAGTGATGGCCAAATACCAAGATACTGGTGAGTTGTTTTTAGGTGGTGTGAATATGATTGTGGACGATATTATCACCTATATTAAAGGGGACTTACTCATTTATGGTACCACACTTTTAGCCATACTTATAGCCGTACTATGGATGATTTTCAGACATCTTCGATGGATTTTGGTTACTTTAGGGATTTGTTTACTCTCAGTAATTTCAACTTCAGGTCTGTTGGGTTTATTTGATTGGCAAGTGACTGTTATTTCGTCTAACTTTATCTCTTTGCAACTGATTATTACAATTTCAATTGTAGTGCATTTGATTGTGCGGTATAATGAACTGCACAATGAAAACTCTACAGCAACACAACAAGAGTTGGTTCTACAAACAGTGCTTTCAAAAGCCAAACCTTCATTTTTTGCCATTATTACTACCATTGCAGGATTTTCTTCTTTGATGGTATCTGATATTAAACCGGTCATTAATCTTGGATGGATGATGAGTACAGGGATCGCTATCTCATTATTATTGGGTTTTTTGGTTTTTCCTTCTGTGTTAATGTTACTTCGAAAAGTAGAAGTACACAAAACAGATTTGCAACATCTTTTTTCCATGACAAAACTCTGTTCTAACAGTGTAATTCGTTTTGGGAAACCGATTTTAATCATCAGTCTGTTTGTGTTTATCTTCTCTTTATGGGGTGCGAGTAAACTCATAGTAGAAAACAGTTTTATCAGTTATTTTAAACAAAGCACACCAATTTATCAAGGAATGAAAGTCATTGACCAAAAACTGGGAGGTACAACACCACTGGATGTTATTATGAATTTTAAAACCGTTGAGCAAACAGAAGATGCCAACGATGGCTTTTTGGACTCTTTTAGTGAGGAGTTTTCGGTTAATCAAGATGCACCTGAATACTGGTTTACACTCGATAAAATGCATCAAATCATTAAAGTGCATGACTATTTAGAAAGCATTAATGCCATTGGAAAAGTGCAATCTTTGGCAACCACTCTTAAAATTGGTAAAAGCCTTAATGAAGGAAAAGAGTTAGAGAGCATTCAATTGGCACTTCTATATAAAAAATTGCCACAAGAGTATAAAGATATTATTCTCTCACCTTATGTGAGCATAGAGAATAACCAAGTACGTTTCACGACACGTATCATTGACTCAAAAGAGAATTTACGTAGAAACGAATTACTTGAAAAAATCAAAACTGATTTACCTACGGTGGTTTCACCGCAAGAGGCTACTTTTCAACTCTCAAGTTTGATGGTGTTATACAATAATATGTTGCAGTCGTTATTCAAATCTCAAATTTTAACCATAGGAATTGTAGTAGGTATACTCTTTATTATGTTCTTGGTACTCTTTAGATCACTTAAAGTTGCTTTGATTGCTTTAATTGTAAATATCATACCTATTAGTATTGTTTTTGGTGTGATGGGCTTTTTAAATATTCCATTAGACATTATGACCATCACCATTGCAGCCATTTCTATTGGTATTGGAGTCGATGATACCATTCACTATATTCATCGATTTACTGACGAGTATGAAAAAACAAATGATTATATTCAAGCCATGAAAAATGCACACAACAGTATTGGCTATGCCATGTAT
- a CDS encoding ABC transporter substrate-binding protein, which translates to MKKTIKIVVICCLFLTQACALKEDVLLDQMRSKINNATKLLQNKTMDETQKEHALFNLFDPVFDFELMSKLSLGRQWMSLTNEQQELYKKTFEDKLKASYMDQLNLYTNQQVLVQGITKTKSNRIELLMHIKGTEDTYEVIYKFYKNKQNDWLIYDINILGVSMIQTYINQFVGVLQKDSFEALIQKLSEVKAISK; encoded by the coding sequence ATGAAAAAAACAATAAAGATTGTAGTGATTTGTTGTCTGTTTTTGACGCAAGCATGTGCTTTAAAAGAGGATGTACTTTTGGATCAAATGCGTTCTAAAATTAACAATGCTACAAAACTTTTACAAAATAAAACGATGGATGAAACACAAAAAGAGCATGCATTATTTAATCTGTTTGATCCTGTATTTGATTTTGAGTTGATGTCTAAATTGAGTTTGGGACGACAATGGATGAGTTTAACCAATGAACAACAAGAACTTTATAAAAAGACTTTTGAGGATAAACTCAAAGCTTCGTATATGGATCAATTGAATTTATATACCAATCAACAAGTCCTTGTTCAAGGGATTACAAAAACAAAATCCAATAGAATTGAGCTGTTGATGCATATCAAAGGGACTGAAGATACTTACGAAGTCATCTATAAATTTTATAAAAATAAACAAAATGATTGGTTGATTTATGATATCAATATTTTAGGTGTCAGTATGATTCAAACTTATATCAACCAATTTGTAGGCGTCCTTCAAAAAGACTCTTTTGAAGCGTTGATTCAAAAACTCAGTGAAGTGAAGGCGATCTCAAAGTAG
- a CDS encoding ATP-binding protein encodes MEKKTYLHYLIRSFLTIIVLGFVISVILYVVLFLNQKEWLYQSYKEKAQDEFQQTYTFLQQQINHYKLQLDAIYELSHLKQTPKTNQAFKHLENNMLLNIKSNKHMFQLRYINAKGQEIIRFDRLKNNKIEKKVQLQDKSSRYYFQKTKALSAEKFYVSDLDLNVENKTIERPFRPTIRIAKPIYSDNIFNGLLIINFDAQELVNKIKEIKEFDVFCIDLNGNFLLHPNHEKSWSNQLKTDYKAFQEIPNLNNLIENPYWDQNKTYYLRKIQLTDNDFYILYALKKSLYTQQLNELQFEMLRLFFIIGILGLPLAMFSAYVQSSKTILLDNIINNIPHPIYIKDTNGDFKIINQALLEFLGFAHKKDLINKNSYEVIKDNTPINSNEKDKKALEKGDLRTIEKYVSKDNNEYYFEIIRVKIQYFTLFYKTYLLGIAIDITEIKRSNQELTQKVTNEVNNRMLTERLLIQQSKMALMGEMIGNIAHQWRQPLSVISTSATGIKIQKELEMLNDQFLLDTLDAINNSVQHMSRTIDDFRDFFKPHKSKNAFQLCDAIAKAISLVKPQYVNHDILIIEALEDTKLYNLQNEFTQALLNILNNARDELIKHKHQRRLIFIKSHLCEDKKNVHLIIQDNAGGIPPQIIDKIFDPYFTTKQESNGTGIGLYMSKQIIEEHMEGVLKAQNRVFEYEDVEYTGACFEIILPISTQKQELL; translated from the coding sequence ATGGAAAAAAAGACTTATTTACATTATTTGATACGTTCCTTTTTAACAATTATTGTATTAGGTTTCGTTATCTCCGTCATACTCTATGTCGTTCTGTTTTTAAACCAAAAAGAGTGGCTGTATCAATCGTATAAAGAAAAAGCACAAGATGAATTTCAACAAACATATACCTTTTTACAACAACAAATCAATCATTACAAACTTCAACTGGATGCTATTTATGAGCTTTCTCATTTAAAACAAACACCCAAAACCAATCAAGCGTTTAAACACCTTGAAAACAATATGCTTTTAAACATCAAATCCAACAAACATATGTTTCAACTGCGCTATATCAATGCCAAAGGTCAAGAAATCATCCGTTTTGATCGTCTTAAAAATAATAAAATTGAAAAAAAAGTGCAACTTCAAGATAAAAGCAGTCGTTACTATTTCCAAAAAACAAAAGCACTCAGTGCAGAAAAATTTTATGTTTCTGATTTGGACTTAAATGTAGAAAACAAAACAATAGAACGCCCTTTTAGACCCACCATACGTATTGCAAAACCGATCTATTCTGACAACATCTTTAATGGACTACTGATCATTAACTTTGATGCACAAGAACTTGTAAATAAAATCAAAGAGATTAAAGAGTTTGATGTGTTTTGTATTGATTTAAATGGCAACTTTCTTCTGCATCCTAACCATGAAAAAAGCTGGAGCAACCAGCTTAAAACAGATTATAAAGCATTTCAAGAGATACCTAATCTCAATAATCTCATTGAAAATCCCTATTGGGATCAAAATAAAACCTATTATTTAAGAAAAATTCAACTGACAGACAATGACTTTTATATTTTATACGCCTTAAAAAAGAGCCTTTATACGCAACAACTCAATGAGTTGCAATTTGAAATGTTGAGACTCTTTTTTATCATTGGCATATTAGGGCTTCCTTTAGCGATGTTCAGTGCATACGTACAATCAAGTAAAACCATTTTACTGGATAACATCATCAACAATATTCCTCACCCCATTTATATCAAAGACACAAACGGTGATTTTAAAATCATCAATCAAGCTCTTTTAGAGTTTTTAGGTTTTGCGCACAAAAAAGATCTGATCAACAAAAATTCATATGAAGTGATTAAAGATAATACACCAATTAATTCGAATGAAAAAGACAAAAAAGCTTTAGAAAAAGGGGACTTAAGAACTATTGAGAAATACGTCAGTAAAGATAACAATGAATACTATTTTGAAATTATCCGTGTCAAAATACAATATTTCACACTTTTTTATAAAACCTATCTGCTTGGTATTGCCATTGATATCACCGAGATTAAAAGAAGCAATCAAGAGTTGACTCAAAAAGTGACCAATGAAGTTAATAATCGAATGCTCACCGAACGTCTTTTAATTCAACAAAGTAAGATGGCGTTAATGGGCGAAATGATAGGCAATATTGCGCATCAGTGGAGACAACCTCTTTCGGTTATTTCAACCTCTGCAACAGGTATTAAAATTCAAAAAGAGCTTGAAATGCTCAACGATCAATTTTTGCTTGATACATTGGATGCTATCAATAACTCCGTACAACACATGTCAAGAACCATTGATGATTTTAGGGATTTTTTCAAACCACACAAAAGCAAAAATGCATTTCAACTCTGTGATGCCATCGCAAAAGCAATTTCACTTGTCAAACCCCAATATGTCAATCACGATATTCTTATAATAGAAGCTTTAGAAGATACAAAACTCTATAATCTGCAAAATGAGTTTACGCAAGCATTGTTAAATATTTTAAACAATGCACGTGATGAGCTCATCAAACACAAACATCAACGACGCCTTATTTTCATAAAAAGTCATCTGTGTGAAGATAAAAAAAATGTTCATTTAATCATTCAAGATAATGCAGGTGGTATTCCACCTCAAATCATTGATAAAATCTTCGATCCTTATTTTACGACCAAACAAGAGAGCAATGGAACGGGTATTGGTCTTTATATGTCCAAGCAAATCATTGAAGAGCATATGGAAGGAGTCTTAAAAGCACAAAACAGAGTTTTTGAGTATGAAGATGTAGAGTACACGGGTGCCTGTTTTGAGATTATTTTGCCTATTTCGACTCAAAAACAAGAATTACTTTAA